The DNA sequence TATGAATGAGGATGAGGTGAGGAACGAGCTTAAGGAGCTTTACGAGCAGCTTGAGAGCCGGCGGATTACCGAAGCGGAGTTCGAAAAAAGGGAAGAGGAGCTGGTCAA is a window from the Deltaproteobacteria bacterium genome containing:
- a CDS encoding gas vesicle protein GvpG codes for the protein MAFLIDSFLLFIAENILEQAERELMNEDEVRNELKELYEQLESRRITEAEFEKREEELV